The Bifidobacterium sp. WK012_4_13 genome contains the following window.
ATGACGACCTGGAATGCATCGCCGTCGACGATATGGCGCTGAGCCTTCGCCACCATACGCTCATACTCATGCTTTTCCGTGCGGAACCGCAGTTCGGGCCGTGGCCTGCTCTCGTCGATCCTGCCGATGAAGGCAGAGGACCTATCCGGATCCGCAGCATCCGCCTGCATCGTGTTGAGACGGGACACCGCCTCGTCATATGCGGCATCCGAGCGGGTCGGACGGTCATCGATGTTCACTGCATTTGCAATCATCCACACCGAACCGCTGAGATGGTCTACGACGGCTATGTCCGTCGCCAGGGCAAGCACGAGTTCAGGCTGACCGGTCTCATTCACAGCCCCGTGAGGCAGCTTGGACTCCCAATGCCTTATGGCGTCCCAGCCAATCGTTCCTACCAGTCCACTGGTAAGGTTCGGAAGGCCTTCGACCTCGGGAGCCTTGAGAACGCGAAGCGTCTCTCTGGCAACGTCAATGACATCACCGTGCTCAGGCACTCCGACGGGGACCTTTCCCAGCCAGTCTGCCTTGCCATCATGCGAACGCAACTGCGCGATGGAATGCACCCCTATGAAGGAATAGCGGCTCCACGAATCACCGTTCTCCGCAGTCTCGAGTATGAAGCTTCCGCTGCGGCCACGGGCAAGGCGCTCATAGAAGCCGACCGGCGTAAGGCTGTCTCCAAGCAATCGTCTTACGATAGGTATTATTCGGTATCCTGCATCGGCGAGTCTGTGGAATTCCTCGCGATCCGGCCAGGTCGAACCCCATTGCAGATCCTTGACGCTGCACTGCGAATCGTGCATGTCTGCCGCACGAAGCTGTTCGGACTCACTCATCAGACGCTCTTCTCATCTTTGCTACGCTCTCCAACGACTGCTGGAATCGGGCCTCCCGACAGGAAGCATGTGCGTGTTCCCTTGTGACACGCAGCTCCGACCTGGTCGACCTCGACAAGGATCGCATCCCCATCGCAATCGAGATTGAAGGCCTTGACATATTGCACATGGCCGGACGTATCGCCCTTTCGCCAGTACTCCTGCCTTGAACGCGACCAGAAGGTGACCCGACCCGTCGTCAGAGTGCGACGAACTGCCTCATCGTCCATGTATCCCACCATCAGGACCTCCTTGCTGTCATATTGCTGGATGACAGCTGCCACAAGGCCCTTGGAATCGTGCTTGAGACGATGCTGGATTCGCGGATCCAATGATTCGGAATTGTCGTATTGCAATGATGCTGCATCTGTAGAAGCTGACACTTGTGTTGTTTCCTTCAATCTATTCACGGCCTGACCTGCCTGGTTCATCTCAGTCTATTGCCTTGTCCACGCATCCGAGCGAAGCGTCTCACCTGCAGGTCTATCTCACCTGATATCCGGCGCTGCGCAGTGCGGTCTTGACCTCCGCGATGGTGATGATTCCATAATGGAACACGGACGCGGCGAGTACGGCATCGGCCCCGGCGGCGACGGCCGGGGGGAAATCCTCCACCTTTCCCGCACCGCCACTTGCTATGAGAGGAATCCTCACCTCTTTTCGCACCGCGGATATCATTTCAAGGTCGAAGCCGTTCTTGGTGCCATCGGCGTCCATGGAATTCAGAAGAATCTCACCGGCACCAAGCTCCTCGGCCCGTCTGACCCACCAGAGTGCATCTATTCCGGTACGCTTGCGTCCACCCATCGTGGTGACTTCAAAACCTGACTGAGTGTGCCGCTCACCCTGCTCGCGCCTCGCGTCTATCGAGAGAACGATGACCTGGCTCCCAAATCGGCTGGAAATGTCTGAGATGAGCTGTGGATTGTTGATCGCAGCCGTGTTGACGCCTATTTTATCTGCACCGCAGCGAAGGAGGGAATCGACATCCTCGACGCTGCGGACTCCCCCACCGACCGTCAACGGTATGAAAAGCTGCTCCGCGGTGCGGGTCACGACGTCGATCATCGTGTTGCGATGCGAGGACGAGGCTGTCACGTCAAGAAAGGTGAGCTCATCGGCTCCCTGACGATAGTATTCGGCCGCCAGCTCCACTGGATCGCCGGCATCGCGAAGGTTTTCGAAGTGAACGCCCTTGACGACCCTTCCCGCATCGACATCCAGGCAAGGGATGACCCTAATGGCAAGCGACATTTCGTGCTCCTCGTGTGATGGACCGTACCAGGATCGTGGCGCCCGAATGAAGGGCGCGACGGCCAAGCTGCTTTCCCGGCCCGCTTCAATTTTTTCTCAGCCTACTCATAACATACGACGCTTATATAACGTTCTCTGTGAACCGAGGCGTCGCATCGCGGATGCAATCTCATTGCAAGGTAAGAATCAGCACAGTCGCGATGAACGGTGCGCACATGAGAATGGAGTCGACTCGGTCGAGAACCCCGCCGTGCCCCTTGAGAAGGTGTCCCATGTCCTTTATGCCAAGGTCCCTCTTGATCATGGATGCGCACAGATCCCCGAAGGTTCCGACGACGCCCACGAGAATCCCCAGCATGATGGGAACCCACCATCGGGTTCTCCACAGATCCGCATCGAAGGCAATCGAAAATGCGACGAATGCGCCCGCCATCGCGAAGAGCATCGATCCCAGCAGCCCCTCGTATGATTTTTTCGGGGAAATCCTGGGGGAAAGCTTATGCCTGCCGAACATCGCGCCGAAGAACAGACCGCCGATATCGCTCAAGGCGGGAAGGAACACGAGCACACATGCGTTGATGAGGCTGAAGCGTGCATCGTGAAGTGGCAGAATCAGAAAGCATGCAAGCAGGGGGATGTATGCGACGGTGAGCAGCGACACCCCCACGTTCGAGAAGGCGCCCTTCGACGTAATCGCATTGTCATGGTTATATGAGGATTCCAGACGTGCGGAAGACTCCGACCGTGAAAGTTTGGTCGCGACCGCCATCGGCACGCGCGTGCCGATGCTCAGCCTCACCGTGGCCGCGATAAGGACAAGAATCATCGTGAGCATGATGCTCAGCCCCATCGCGATCAAGGGATGAGGCGCATAGAAGGTCGAGAGAATCGATAAGAGCGAGCATGCGGACAGTGTGATGAAGGGAATGTGCAGACCCGCCGTCGCAAAGTCGACGCGCAGCTCCCACAGTCCAAGAATCATGAAGACCGCGATGAGGAACACGAAGACATCGATCCTGATGAACAGGCACGCAAGGATGATGACCACCAGAAGCGCGCCCGTCGCGACTGCCTGGGGCATGTTCCGGCCAGTGCGCTTGTTGATTGCCTTCAAGGCATCTTCAGTTTCGTTCTGCATGGTGTGTCACTTCGAGATGATCGAACAATGGATATTTGCTGTTGCGCGCGTAAGTCCTTCAGACTTCCAGAATTTCCCTTTGCTTGCCTTCTAGCAGCTCATCGATGGAATCCGAAATCTTCTTCGTGACTGCGTCGAGATCCTTCTGCAGACGCTTTCCCTCGTCCTCGCCAAGGTCTCCGGACTTCACGGAAGCTTCGATGCCTTCCTTGGTCTTGCGGCGAATGTTGCGAACTGCGATCTTGCCATCTTCGGCCTTGCTCTTGGCGAGCTTGACATAGTCCTTGCGACGTTCCTCCGTCAATTCCGGAAGCGTCACCCTGATCACGTTGCCGTCACGGTTCGGGTTCACACCAAGATCCGAGTCCCTGATGGCCTTTTCCACGGCTGCCGCCTGGGACGCGTCGAAGGGAGTGACCGCAAGCGTGCGCGGCTCCGGAACTCCTATGGAGGCGAGAGCCTTCAATGGTGTGGGTGAGCCATAATAGTCGACGGTGATGCCATTGAGCAATGCTGGATTTGCACGACCCGTGCGGATACCGACAAAGTTCTCCTTGGTCGATTCGACGGACTTGTCCATCTGAGCCGCTGCCTGATCTACGATATTTGCCATGCGTATTCCTTGTCTAGTGGTTATTCGGTTACTGATTCCTGATCGCATACCATCGTGCCGAGCGATTCACCCTGCAATGCCTTCGTGACATTGTCCGCCTTCTCAAGTCCAAAGACACGAATCTTCATGCTGTTGTCACGAGCCATGGAAAGCGCTGCGGCATCCATCACCGCAAGGTTATCGACAAGCGCTCTCTTATAGCTGAGTTTGGTGAACATCCTGGCCGATGCGTCCTTATGGGGATCGGCTGTGTAGACGCCTTCG
Protein-coding sequences here:
- the frr gene encoding ribosome recycling factor; the encoded protein is MANIVDQAAAQMDKSVESTKENFVGIRTGRANPALLNGITVDYYGSPTPLKALASIGVPEPRTLAVTPFDASQAAAVEKAIRDSDLGVNPNRDGNVIRVTLPELTEERRKDYVKLAKSKAEDGKIAVRNIRRKTKEGIEASVKSGDLGEDEGKRLQKDLDAVTKKISDSIDELLEGKQREILEV
- a CDS encoding phosphatidate cytidylyltransferase is translated as MQNETEDALKAINKRTGRNMPQAVATGALLVVIILACLFIRIDVFVFLIAVFMILGLWELRVDFATAGLHIPFITLSACSLLSILSTFYAPHPLIAMGLSIMLTMILVLIAATVRLSIGTRVPMAVATKLSRSESSARLESSYNHDNAITSKGAFSNVGVSLLTVAYIPLLACFLILPLHDARFSLINACVLVFLPALSDIGGLFFGAMFGRHKLSPRISPKKSYEGLLGSMLFAMAGAFVAFSIAFDADLWRTRWWVPIMLGILVGVVGTFGDLCASMIKRDLGIKDMGHLLKGHGGVLDRVDSILMCAPFIATVLILTLQ
- the hisF gene encoding imidazole glycerol phosphate synthase subunit HisF, whose product is MSLAIRVIPCLDVDAGRVVKGVHFENLRDAGDPVELAAEYYRQGADELTFLDVTASSSHRNTMIDVVTRTAEQLFIPLTVGGGVRSVEDVDSLLRCGADKIGVNTAAINNPQLISDISSRFGSQVIVLSIDARREQGERHTQSGFEVTTMGGRKRTGIDALWWVRRAEELGAGEILLNSMDADGTKNGFDLEMISAVRKEVRIPLIASGGAGKVEDFPPAVAAGADAVLAASVFHYGIITIAEVKTALRSAGYQVR
- the hisI gene encoding phosphoribosyl-AMP cyclohydrolase, producing MSASTDAASLQYDNSESLDPRIQHRLKHDSKGLVAAVIQQYDSKEVLMVGYMDDEAVRRTLTTGRVTFWSRSRQEYWRKGDTSGHVQYVKAFNLDCDGDAILVEVDQVGAACHKGTRTCFLSGGPIPAVVGERSKDEKSV
- a CDS encoding chorismate-binding protein, with product MHDSQCSVKDLQWGSTWPDREEFHRLADAGYRIIPIVRRLLGDSLTPVGFYERLARGRSGSFILETAENGDSWSRYSFIGVHSIAQLRSHDGKADWLGKVPVGVPEHGDVIDVARETLRVLKAPEVEGLPNLTSGLVGTIGWDAIRHWESKLPHGAVNETGQPELVLALATDIAVVDHLSGSVWMIANAVNIDDRPTRSDAAYDEAVSRLNTMQADAADPDRSSAFIGRIDESRPRPELRFRTEKHEYERMVAKAQRHIVDGDAFQVVISQRLDLEAPSRPFDIYRVLRTLNPSPYMYFFALTDAQGKDFNVIGSSPETLIKVDRGQALTFPIAGSRPRGATPEEDRRLAEELIADPKERSEHIMLVDLARNDLSRVCDPSTVSVISLMDIKRFSHIMHIASTVTGRLAPGASTFDVFTSAFPAGTLSGAPKTSAIGIIDDIEGIDRGIYGGTAGYFDFSGNMDMAIAIRTAFIRDHQASVQAGAGIVLDSVPANEWQETRNKAEASVEAIQIAAQLTQI